A genome region from Deltaproteobacteria bacterium includes the following:
- a CDS encoding dinitrogenase iron-molybdenum cofactor biosynthesis protein — MSRKILIPLFGNEVAPRFDLATDVMLVLVTSKPDKPACWESRIVVLPGPSADELCRLILNEDVQTVVCAGIEDEYFQFLTWKGVTVVDEVMGPVDRVVTALANDALDRGTDFYGPSNVL, encoded by the coding sequence ATGAGCCGCAAGATCCTCATCCCCCTCTTCGGCAACGAGGTCGCCCCCCGGTTCGATTTGGCCACCGACGTCATGCTCGTCCTTGTCACCTCCAAGCCGGACAAACCGGCCTGCTGGGAATCGCGCATCGTGGTTTTGCCCGGGCCATCGGCCGACGAACTCTGCCGGCTCATCCTGAACGAGGACGTTCAGACCGTGGTCTGCGCAGGCATCGAGGACGAATACTTCCAGTTTCTGACCTGGAAGGGGGTCACGGTCGTGGATGAGGTCATGGGCCCTGTGGACAGGGTCGTGACCGCCCTGGCCAACGATGCCCTCGACCGGGGCACGGACTTTTACGGCCCATCAAATGTTTTGTAA